From Platichthys flesus chromosome 19, fPlaFle2.1, whole genome shotgun sequence:
TTTCTCTATGGCAGAAGTTAgtcataaaaaacataaagataaaTGTGCTTATTTTAAAGTTGATGGATTTATACAACATAGCAGCTCCTAATTAGCTATTTTTGAGGTTGTGTAGATTATAGTTATACACGAAGTATAAGCATATACAATACAGAGACTGCAGTTTTAATAATCGTCATTAGTGGAAATCATATTTTTACCTTTACCATTTAAATTCTCCTCCTGACCTGTTGTTGCTGTAGACTTCACCATCCAACTCAATACTGACTATTCTTATCAATACTTGCATCCCAAAACCTAACTTTTTGCAGTTTCAGAAGATATTTAATAAAGACTAAAGTaaatttatataaacatttcaTTGAGGCGTAACACTGCAGAAAAGGTAGATACTTACTGAGGCTGGTGTTTAAAAAGAGGCTCCTTCTGCCTGTGTCAGACTCCAGTGTTTGGAGGAGATCCTTTCCTTCAGCTGTCACCTGCCCCATGTCAGGCAGACGTAATTTGAATAATTCAATAAGATCGCTCTCTGCCCGGTTAATTTGACTGAGAGAGCAAGGCCACGGGCTGCCAGAGACAGGAGCGTTTCAATCACACATACAGACATGCACATACATGACTTCCCTCATGATCCGTTTTGTGTACTTCACCTTATTGACTGGACACTGGGCACCAGTCTGGACTAGGTAGAGAGAATGGGCAAAGGGCCGGGTCGGAACCAAACCTTCAGCCGCTGCAGGAGGACTCGAGCCTCCTCATATTTCTTCCCTTTTACTTCCTCTTGCTGGATTGAAACCTCCCCATAACCAGGAGAATCAATATTTATAGTgtagtgaaaacacaaataagatCTGTTTCTGTCCATGTttgttgtgggaactgttgggtttgtCAAATATGTATAATGTATGTTATGATGTGGGACTTAACAAATAGAATTGAGTTGAATCCAATACGTGCACAATAAACCCATTCTGCAGAGGAAATGGTTTATTTCCATGATAAACATTAGACTGGACATCAgtttaacaaaatataaaaaaaagtgcattACACATGAACATTGGCAATGTACAGTACAAGTAAACAAAAGACGATCAACAAAATCCTCCTCCCAGGTAGGTTTTTCATGTTCGGTCGTTTCCACTCATCTCATGCATTAGGGGGCAAACTTGTGCTCTGTATCAATCCACTCTATAAacgcccacccccccccaccccaccccatcCCCTGAAAATACAATATATGTCTTATTTAATGTCCGTCCTCAGCCTCTGGCCCTTAAAGTAGGATTGTCAGTTTGATGCCTGGGAATgatgcaataataataaataaataaatctataattttccatttttaataGAGCTGCAAGTCGTGTAACTAAAGAGATGACCCCTccaattcttttcttttttttgctgtgcGCTAACACAGTACCATTATCAGTGCTTTCCTTAGTAGTGACCACAACTGCAAGCTCTTCGACTCAATAATAAATGGAAGAGAAAAGTATTTACAGACTGGTAATTAAATCCTTCTTATCCTTAtgctttaatgtaaataaatgatagTTCTCATTCCAGCAAGTAAGGTTCCTCAGCCAGCTATTGAACCAATACCACAAGTGTCAACAATATCAAACAAGTACAATATTAGTATAGGCTATTTAATAAATGGAAGTCCACCACGTATGTGtctgttgaggaagaggaggctgctgtgCATGAGCGTATCTGTGTTTGCATACATTATATAGATGTGCCGAGTTATACATTGCAAAGAGCGTGGTTATTATTGGGAGTGAGGGGAAGtcatgtacaaaaaaaaaaaccttcaacaCACTCACAGTAACTCTGCAAAGCCTGTGACGCTTTATGGCGAAGCTAAGGCCGAGGTTAAGGCActtaaatgcaaaaacaaacaacacgtgAAGCAAACAACCAAATATCTGTGCTGCGGTCGGGAAACCCAAGCGGAGAGTTGTCGAGCACTGTCGTCCGGCCAAGAACTTACTGGGAACCACTGCATTCAGTCAGAATTACATGAAGAATACACTGAAGGAATTGTTGGAGATTTTGAGACGTAGGCTTGTTTGCTTTGTTGTCCagagttggaggaggaggtgtcactgtgatgtttggATGGGAAAAATAATGTGGCTGCTTAGCTTAGCAAAAGGACCAGAAATGAAGGAACAACAAACATGGGTTTATGTCATAGACTGGAGGCAATTAAATAAGTTAAATAACATCGGATAATCCTTTTGAGACCTATCTAACCATTTCCACCACTTAAAtccactttttaaaatcaatttcGATTGATTTAATTGATTATGACTTTGTTTTGGCTTTCACTTACAGCCTTTTACCAGTAGGATATGATGCAGCCTCCTCAGCACCCCTACTCCCAGCGTAGTTATGTTGGTTTATGAGATTTAATGTAATAATTACTTTAGAGGGGCCAGACTTTTCAGAACCAGGCTTTTCCTTCAGTCTTTACGTTGAGCTAAATATGTCATATACTCAATATACTTTTCCTTTAGTCTGTCTTTTACACTACGCTTATTAATGCTTTCAGCTGTGAACTGTTTATGGCAACTTTCTGTAAGTGCTGTTGTTACACGAGACTCAAATGTCCACATGAGGGGAAGGAACCGGTTAAAGGCGAAACCACATTACTTAAATCTAACTAGCGGAGCAAACCTGCAGCTCCCTGGGATTCATttaagagaggagaaggaacagAGGAGGTATTATTGTTTCCCTCTAAGTTTCTACAGATAGATTTGAAAGTAAAGCAAAATCTCAAAACAATAAATGATTAGAAAGATGATTCAATAATTTGCATCCATTCTTTGTACAGTTCTCCTGAAGCACTTGGATCTCTAAACACAGTAATAACACTTGCATGTGCTTTTTCCTAAACAGGCGTCATTCAGAACCACTCTTAGCACACCCAGCGtgccaaaaaagaaaagcaacacaacatcaaccaaagaaaataaactcCTGCGGCACAGCAACTTTGGATCGGTGGTCTAATCTTAACCAAACAGGTTAAAAACATATACCTCACGCTGTTCAATGTGCaatatgaaaagtttaaataagaATGAAGAACTTGTGGGCTACAGCGGACTGTGAAACTGGGCTTTGCAGTTTTAATAGGTTACTTCtctatttagaaaataaaaggaagtCTGGTCTTTTCAGttgataaattaatattttttcaaattttgtaCACTGTAACCAAGTATTTCATTAAATTAgcaatttttctttttacttattCTTACAGTACTGCAAGCTGAGAAAGTGAATACGTCTTTGGAGCatgtgtatttttcatttctgattACTGTTTGTGACTTAGTGCTCTCAAATTAATCCTGACTAAATGTAGTTATACATCTGAGCTATGCCTGCGCGCTGTGTGAATGGATGCTAGAGTTGTGCTCGAGTGATAAATCTATACGTGATCATTGTGCCTTGGCAAATAATTGAGGGTTCAGCGAAAGGTTTTTGAACATGTAACCAAAAAGTTAACTGGGTGAGCCTATGACATAAGAGCCAGATGGTTCACTGGTCAAAGGAAACTGTGCTCAGCTTCTCTTATGTTCTCACCCCtgtacgtttgtttgtttgaaagcagGATTACGCCAAAAATACCAAACGGATTTCCATAAAACGTGGGTCGAAATAATTCTCCTTTTAAATGGCACCGACCCGGATGACTCAGGAatgtttctttcactttctttaagattgagagattttttttgatggtttcccagagaataattagGTGAAAACTGAACCTGGCAACGTGATATGGCTTTAGTTACAGAAATGACCTGAATAAGAGTCATTGATATTTAAGCTTATCATTGTTTCATGATGCCTGGatgttgaaatatgtttttcagtACATGTATTTCAAAACCCCGGTGAAAATGAAAGGTgattttgaatgtgttctctGCGTGAGCACGTTGAGGATATGCTTTGTAATACTGCAAAGTCATGCGTGGCTAAACTGAGCACTTTAAGGACTTAAttacattaacattaatggGGTGAACCAGCCACTGAGCAGAAACAAAAGTCTTTGACAAAAAACTAGTCCGACAGATATTCGTGGTCCGAGGTACGGCGCTTCTCAAATGCTCACATACGCTCACAATCCttttataaaaaatgattaaGCTTTCACGTGAAACGCTCCGTCGTGATGCGAAAGCAGCTGCGGCAAGAGAAACAGAAGTGGAGTTCAACAGGGATTCCGTCTATCCGTGGTGACATGAGGACGTTCTGACTGGAATCAAACGGGATCAACATTCATTGAGCGTCTCTCGATACTCTCGATGAGGTGGACTGATAAAATATACAggtatttttctttccatcagCATCGAAGTCTTAACGACAGCTCTCCGAGGAGTCACAAAGGAACGAGCAGATCGTACAAACCACCGCTTAACCTGCGTGTTGATGGTAAAATGGCAGCAGCTCCGAGGGACGCGAGAGAAGTCTTCAGTCCCAGTATGGCCAGAAGCGTTCAAGCTTTTTAATGGTGTGACGGTGAAAACAACCAGCCTCATCTCGATCTTCATGCCAGCGGACGCGAAAGCACAGAGAGCTGCTTGGGGCAGGACGTGACGGTACAGGTCAGACTCAGGCTTCATTTCTGGTACCACACCACAGCGGCAGTCATCTAAAGGCTCTCAGCCATCATAGTGTACCCGATGGAGgcagtgctcctcctccagctcctgctctaAGGCAGGGGGCCCACCGGGAGCTGGCCCTCCATCGCCAAGCTCGGCAGCTTTTCAAGCTGCTCCGCCCTCTGTCGCATCAGTTCCAGACCAAACTCTATCCCCAGTCCTGGCATGTGCAGCTGAGCCAGAGCCTGCTGCTGGAGCTCGGCTGCATCACCAGGTTGTAGTTTTAaaccttcagcagcagcagcagcactgaccgTCCCTGAACCCTCCCTTAGCTGCACATCCACCTTCTCCGCAGTTGGTTCGTCCATGTCCTCTGCCTCCTCGAAGCTCATGGGTGAGACCAGTTTCAGGCGATGTGCTGGTGGGACGCCTGGGGCGCACGTGGAACAGCGGTAGAGGGGAGCACAGGGCTGGATCACGTCGGGAGGGGCAACTGCAGGGGCCGGCAGAGACTGCAGAATTGGAGTGGAAGCAAAGTTGGTCCCTGGCGGATCTATGTATATAGAGGGGACATTGTGGTGGCGGGAGGAGTAGAGGCGGTGGGAACGACCTCCGATTGGACGGTCACAGCGCCGACCTTGTGGCAGACGCAAGCAGTCTTTACAGGACTGATAGGAGGGCTTCACCTTTAAAGGGTTTCCTGTGCTCGCACTGTCCTGCAAGGAGTAAGAATGGAGGAGAATACAGTATATGGTTAGTGACATGCAGCATATTTCAAATGTTAACAACATTATATATGCTTTTTAGATTGAAGCCACTTTAAGATAAACAGAGGACAGAAATCAATCTCAACTCACATCAAAAGCTGCAGGGCAGCTGCGTTTTGCCGCTAGCCGGTTGCTGTTGTTGGTGTTGAGGTTGGCGAGACCTAGCCGTCTCTCCTCCgtcttctccccctcctcccccgcccTCCTCCCATCTGAACCTCCAGGTGTTTGAGCCAAAGCCGCCATTTCAGCCTCCTCTTTCTTcgcctcttcctcgtcctcctcttccaaagTACTGAACTCAAGTCTTAGTCTCATGTCCTCCAGGGGGTCCAGGCGTCCACACGTCTGCGCTGCCGTGCCCTCACCAGGCAGAGCTAAATGGGCCATGGGGAAACCCTCGTCCTCCAATAGGGCGTCCCTCTCCACGTCTTCAATCTCGATGAAAACCCTCTCCATACCCAGCAGCGGGGGGCCCCGCACTGGGGTGGAGGGCTCACTGTCTAACGCCGAGTCGGACAAACGTCTGAAATAGTAATTATAGTTAAGAGAGTCAAGGGGCTCCATCTCCAGTCCCACAGCCCTGCAGGGAGATGCCCCGCAGCCCCCCCaggcttcctctcctctgagcCCGGATGTCTCCCCTCCACCAGACGCTTGATCCGATCCCTCCTCGTCTGTTCCAGGCCTCCATAGCTTGTTGTGACGATGTTTGCTGTGGAGGAAAAGTCAACTTTGGTTTACATGTGaagcttgtgtgagtgtgtaccaCCCCCCCCATGACTTGAGCAATCCTCAGTGAAACCTGTGAACCTCCTCACCTGGCGTCCAGGATTCCCTCGTACTCCGCCAGCTGTCTCATGAAGCCGCCGTTGGGCTGGGCTATGCTCCGCTTCTGCTTGACGATGTTGTAGGCTTTCTCCAGAGACCAGCCATATTCTTTCATTGCATAGGCAATAACTGTCGAGGCCGACCGGCTCACCCCCATCTTACAGTGCACCAGACACTTGGAGTTATTCTTCCTATTGGATGGGAAGGAAATCTCATTATTTGATGATTAGGTTGATGATGTTAGGACAGTGCAGCATGGATCAGAAACTTGTTCACACTTTTGTCAGATAAGCAGGAAGGCAGGATTTTTAGGATTGTGCTGTTTTAAATcacaaacatcttttttttttacatcaggTGGGCATGGTTAGACAGTTGCATAGCAACCAGTCCGACTGCACCATTTAATCTCTCTCTATTACTGGAGCAACTCAGAGTTTTGTGATGTATTTGGAGACAAGACAAAATGTCCTGTATGACCACAGCTCTGGTTCTGGCTCTGGATAATGAATGATGTGAGACTGTCGAACTGTGAGAGCTGATAAAAAAAGTCTAAAAACTCCATCCACTAATACCACAGTGCTGTAGGAGCACTGTTACACCCTATCATCAGCATAGACCATAACACCAGGCTGTTACAGTCCATATCTCTGGATCATTTCACCCTCCACTCAGCTCACTGGTTTATTTCTGATGTGCGGCGCCTCACTTGGCTTTGAGGATGAAGTTGTAGGTGTCGTTCCAGTGGGCCAGCAGGTCGGTGGCGTCCTCATCGTACACACGCACGTTGTGATACGAGAACATCCCAGGGAAGAAGTTGTCAATCTCTCTGGTCACGTTCAGGATGTAGCCCACTCTGCAGGGAAATGATTCAAACCATTTACTCATGAACCAGCACACTTTAATTTAACTCATAAATAGAGTGCGTTTTGCTTTTTGAATTAAGAGGTTGGATTATTCCACAAGAAAAAACTATCAAttgttaaatgaaataaatcaatacGTCAGCAAGACACAATTAAAGTAAATCTAACAGTATATTTTTTACAGATATTAGcaacttaaaaatataaaataaaaaaattatacaaaaaatatGCATTGATATAATGTATGGAATCCAATGTCAGAATACACCATCGCAATATTTAATaagagaaatattatatatgttaATCCGCTCACCCGCACTCACGTAGCTCTTCAAGGTTGGAAGCGTTCCACTCTGAGCCCTACGAGGGTAAAGACAGGaacaatttaaatttgataATGAGTGGTTTATCTATTAAAGGCTAATTTAACTGTATTTGATTGAGAAAAGAAGAACCACGGTGTGTATTTGAGTATCAGCATGTGGGCGATATGAAGAATATAATGTAGACGTGTGATGTAAAAACTCTCACCAAGTACACGTGGTCCAAGACTAGTGTGGCCTTGTCCATCTGACCCAGGATCAGGAGCATCTCGTTGTCTATGAACTCCTTGTATTCCTTCAGGTTACAGCTCATGTGCTGCTCCAGCTCGTTACGGATCTGATGTCGAGAAACAAACACGTACAAATAATGATTTGTTAAATGATGCATTTCCCACATTCAGTCAAACACTAGAATACTAGAATATAGCTATATATGCACACAGATGAGACGTTCGTTTGACACGTGCCTCCTTGGACGTGATGTTCTCCAGGTCCTGAAACATCATGAGGTTGCGTAGCTTGGCTTTAATGAGGCACTCCGTTCTCTCTCGCTCGGTCGGCCTGCACAGAACACATCAATAGATCAATATGTTCATTCAGCTGAAAACAACATGCTGAACTATAGACttcatataaagatggacgacattaaAACTCCCCCAATAGTGAAGCCACCTCATCATGGtagacccctggtggctggctgaaaACCCCACATTCTCTATATTAGTGGTagttttttaattagttaataaatgcaataaaaagagcatgattgacagctcagagaGGCTCACAACTGGTAGACTGTATCTATAggatctttatacacagtctatgggtAAGACCAATTATATTAAATCTATTGAAGTGAAGGTGTACTGCAACTAAAACTGTGTTGAGATGCAGCCTGAAGCTTCTCACCGGTCGACAAACATGGTGGGGGAGTCGGGCCGGGTGGTCTCCAGGTCGGTCATGGTGTTCCACTCATTGACGCAGCTCTGCTCCGAGGTGATGCAGCTCTCATAGAAGGCCATCCACGTGAGGGCAATGCCCCCTGGGAAGTAGTTGAGCCGGCGCGACACCTCGCACGCTTTGTGCAGGACCTGCAGGGCAGACCTGTGGCAACGCACAGCAAAAAGGCTTGAAGACCACAAGTGATGTGACAAGAGCAGAAAGACAGGAGAGCAAGgcagacttgtttttttttttaattctgttgagtgaccagcaggtggcatgctgctgcaggaggaggtctCTGAACAAATAGTTTGTGAATAGTGGTCAAAAACTTTTAAGGACAATGGAGATTTAAGATGACAGAACTATAAAATGTATagatttcttttctttggttTCATTAAACTGCTACTCAAATGTCTACAGGATAAACCAACTTCACACTCTAGAAGGGAGACCAGTGTCCAGCGATGGATGGTTCTTCAGTTTAAATGTTGTATCATATTCATAATGTCACAACTGAAATCTGATTATAACATATTTCTAAGCCACATATTTTTTACGAGGATATTTTTAAAGTTGTACAAGTCAAGGAATGTTTACTATTATATTTTTCGTGGGATTTATACCACGACTAACTTGGGCACCATATAACAACATTTCAAGTGGTTGGTGCAAATGGACTGAAACCGGTTTCTATTTACCTTTTGTAAAAGTCTCAATcgacacaccacacacacaccacagtaatcccatgtaaacaaaaacagtttgCTCACCACATTGCCTGCACGGACACAGGCTTGAAGACATGTGAGCGCCCCGCTGTGTTGACGCTGAAACCTCTGGTGGAGAAGgaagaacaggaagaggaggaggatgaagattaATTTGAGTCCGGCTAGAGATGAGGCATGTTGATGGGGTGTAAACACGGACTGGCTGGGGCTCGTTTCATGGGACTATTCAGGCCGTGAACCAGTGGAACATTCctccagcacacagacacagggacaaTGTTACCAGGTCAGCAGGAACAGGAAAATGAGGGTAGTTCACTCCCCTTACACTGGGGGGCAGCAAAACCAGCTTCAGACCTTTTTAAACCAGCTTCCACTTCACTGttcttatttgtttgtgttatttttatgttCGAGAGGTGCTTTGTAAACAAAATATTGTTATAGTATTTCTGTAGCTACACTTTGACGGCTGATTCAAGCATTAATTATTCTATCTTTTCGTGAAAGGACAATATGAAACTCACCCATCTCCATCTAAATGTATGTTGGTATCACTCCACAGTGGCAGCACCATCCCAATGGAGCAGTTCTTACTGAGGGTCAGAAAGgacacatcatttaaaaacataataatcGGTGTGAAGGGtactgtgtgtaaatgtgaggCTGCTGGGAGATTATTTACTTGTCCTTCTCTGTGAAGTCCATTCCCAGGACGATATTCTCCTCTGTATCTTGATGGCCGTTGGTGTAGATGACGACCATGTAGCGCACCCGGTCCGACCATCCGCTCTCCAACCGCACCGCCTGCGGAAACACaaggaaaaatatgaatatcGTGTTTACTGCTGTCCTCAAGATAAGCCCCGAACCATGAGAAATGAAGAGTGGGAATAATACAAACCAGTTTAATGCGATCTTCGGAGCGGAGGATCTTAAACATGACCTGCAGGTGCTGAGGTAAATCACCTGAAATGGAACATTGTGAGATGGATGATTAAAACAGAAGAAGATGCAGATTATTACAGTCTTTTTTTCTGATGTGGTCTGATTGGAGTGTTTTATAATGACAATCCGAAAGACACTAATATCCCAACTCACAAGacagacataataaaacacacactctctgggcTTTATGACACAAAAGGACCAGCTGACGTCCCCTCTCTCAAAATCTCCCCCGATCGCTCTTGccgacacacacgcacacacacacacacacacacagacacacacacacacacacacacacacacacagtgacatcgGACACGTGTCTCCTCAAACAGCATACTTCGCTACAGACTGACCAGTCATCCTCTTCTCACTGTCCATTAGCAAATGTTTGCACATTTCTCTCAATGAAGACCAATCTAAACCCGGCCACCTGCTGGTTATCATGTTTGTTAGTCACCTGAGTCGTGTACAGACTGCATCCAGACTTCAGACTCAACAAGGACGTCAGATAAGGAccttgaattatttaaaaaacgaATTCAAAAGGACTGTACTGAGCGTTGAGTTTATTTTTAGACTGAGAATGACGATGACAAATTTTGATGTCACTTTGATGTGCAGACAAAGAGCAGCGGTGTCATTGTGTAATGTTTGGGcagaagaaatacacacacCTATACACACACCTATACCTGCAGTAATTTAGACAACACACATCATCAGTCACTGAGAGCTGGAGGACGACTTCAGCATTGTTCAGCAGGAGCTTGTAAACAGTAActgtcttttcatttgaaatagcTTTCAGCAaactgtctttttctttgtttaaatcgTGTTTGGGCGTCCCCGGTGTTAACTGCGGGTCACACCCAGCTCGGTAACAGTTgagaataaacacaaaacccACAGAGGGAAAGAGTCGCCACAGAAAACGTGTTTAAACTTTTGTCAGCAGCTCAAACCTGAGAAGAGAAAAGCTTCTCTGTTCAGTCTTTTGCGTCGGTTCCTACCTGCATGTTTGTGGTGGCTCGGGGTCTCTGGTCCTTGTGCACTGCCGCCCTGCTGGAGGAAGAGGGCGGCTCCTTTGACCATGAAGAAACTCTCACTGAGGCTGAAACATAAAAGGAGTGGAACATGAAGTGAAGGCTTCAGGAACAGTGAACTTTGGGGGAAGAGTGACCTTCAATATTCGACAGGGAAACGTCCAGATTCAGGTCCTGAAAAATCAAACTGATTAAGAAGGAATCCCACAAGATCTGTTATAGATGATAGtcacaaaacaaaatccactcATGAAACACATACTGTGCTTTCATTCATCGACACACAACTTACTGGCTCATACTATTTTCTGATCACACCCTACATTCATCTTACCATCAATGTTGACTAAATTCCCTGTTGGAAGCTCACAACACTCCAGAGCATCAGAGATTCACCTCCGTGCTTGATAGCAGGGGTGTTGTGCTTTACATCACAGGCCTTGTTGACTCCTCAGAGCATAGGGTTAGTAtttgtcaaatcaaatcaaaatgtatctgtatagcccatattcataaatcacaatttgtcacaTAAGGCTTAACAAGGTGTAACATTCTTTGGCCTAAACCTTCAGCAAGGGTAAAGAAACCACAATCAGATGTCACCACAATCCACCATCACTATCCACAAATCCATCATCACGGTCCATCACCGCTATTATGATCCACAATCCACCATCATGTTCcccgatcagctgccaccacgatcATGATTTGTAACTGTAAAGACTAACTCTGGTCACATCCCTCTTAATGACTTTGGTCTGAAGGTTTtcggtgtgtgtctctgtgtctcaaaGAGTCTCCATTAAGGTTGTAGATTTTTCATTGTGTCAGGACACTGTATTTATGTGCAGTCAGTGGGAACGAGGAGGACGGAGGCCTTGTCAGTCCTGATCCAGCTCTGTGGCTTTAAAAAACCTGGTCTCTCTTGTCCCGTCTCTTTTGGACGCAGGACTCCTGGGTCACGAGACACTGTGAGGGCCGCAGTGAGCAGGAGGAGCGCTTCAGTGTGTCTCCTCACACAGGACAGGGCGCAGCTTTGTTTAACTACAGTCTCATTCCACTTTCccaaccaccacacacacacacacacacacacacacacacacacacacacacacacacacacacacacacacacacacacacacacacacacacacacacacacacacacacacacacacacacacacacacacacacacacacacacacacacacacacacacacacagcctggtATGACTGAGTGGGACCATCACAAGGCCTTTTGTTTTAGCTCCTCTGCTGGTGTCACTGTTCCTTTTTCAAATTCATGCAGACGACTGGGACAGCGAGGTTAATTACCAACAACGCTTGACGtacaaaaacatttcttaacaagaaagaaaaatcctcTAATTTAGGACACAGATTAAAGCTTTAAAACAGAACCAGCGCGTTTATAAAatcatctcctttccttccAACGTGAACATTTGATTCTGTTAAATGAAAAACCAGACCTCACATTCTCCCAGTATCACGTCCTCGCGTGTTTGTGCCGCCTTGAAAACTTACATGCGACAGATCTCCCTCCGAGTCAGAGCAGCTTTCTCCACAAAGTCGGGCAGCACGGTCAACATGGCTCTACGTGACGGTTTCACCACCAGATGCATCCTGACGCTCGTTCTACTATTCCCTTACAAAACACTAACTTTTCCAATATGAACCTATTTCCAGTTCCTCCTCTAATCCTGCATAGACggctgcagcctcctctggcaGCATGCGTGTCTCATCATGGTCTGGGTCCCAGCATGTCCTTCCCCTCCCTACTCCCACCGCCCCGGTGCTCGATTCTCCTCATCCGTGCCGCTGTGTCTcctccccgtctcctcctcgcAGGCAGCGCTCCCTCCGCCAAGCCCGGCCACAATAGCATCATTCACGCAGGTGCGGGGAGGCGGTGGAAGACGCTGCCCTGGCGTCAGGCTGCAAGTTTGACGTGCAGGATCTGTAACACTGATGAATCACTGAGCCGCAGAAACATGTCACCCACTGACTCAGACAAAGCATGAGACGACTGTTTCAACTGTGacggacccacacacacacacacacacacacacacacacacacacataggcactGGGCACAATGACAGACTGTGTGCCAGAGCTTTGCTGACACAAACTATTGCCTCTGTGACGTTGTGCTGATTAAAGTAAAGCTTTGTGACCGAGCAGGAAGAACTGTTTACGTGATCTCCAGTGATGTAACTGTTAAATCAGTCGAGTTAATCAACAGCACTTCCGGCCAGTTTGTCCTCCTTCACAGTGAGAGACTCAGAGccgtgagagaagagagactgAATATAGACTGTACGAAAGACAAGTGGTGATGAGGAGCTTCCACAAAACCTCTTGTTGATGTCGGTTGAAAAtggaaat
This genomic window contains:
- the ssh1b gene encoding protein phosphatase Slingshot homolog 1 — protein: MALVTLQRSPTPSAASSASTTNSSAGEDFGSDDDRKTNQSLSESFFMVKGAALFLQQGGSAQGPETPSHHKHAGDLPQHLQVMFKILRSEDRIKLAVRLESGWSDRVRYMVVIYTNGHQDTEENIVLGMDFTEKDNKNCSIGMVLPLWSDTNIHLDGDGGFSVNTAGRSHVFKPVSVQAMWSALQVLHKACEVSRRLNYFPGGIALTWMAFYESCITSEQSCVNEWNTMTDLETTRPDSPTMFVDRPTERERTECLIKAKLRNLMMFQDLENITSKEIRNELEQHMSCNLKEYKEFIDNEMLLILGQMDKATLVLDHVYLGSEWNASNLEELRECGVGYILNVTREIDNFFPGMFSYHNVRVYDEDATDLLAHWNDTYNFILKAKKNNSKCLVHCKMGVSRSASTVIAYAMKEYGWSLEKAYNIVKQKRSIAQPNGGFMRQLAEYEGILDASKHRHNKLWRPGTDEEGSDQASGGGETSGLRGEEAWGGCGASPCRAVGLEMEPLDSLNYNYYFRRLSDSALDSEPSTPVRGPPLLGMERVFIEIEDVERDALLEDEGFPMAHLALPGEGTAAQTCGRLDPLEDMRLRLEFSTLEEEDEEEAKKEEAEMAALAQTPGGSDGRRAGEEGEKTEERRLGLANLNTNNSNRLAAKRSCPAAFDDSASTGNPLKVKPSYQSCKDCLRLPQGRRCDRPIGGRSHRLYSSRHHNVPSIYIDPPGTNFASTPILQSLPAPAVAPPDVIQPCAPLYRCSTCAPGVPPAHRLKLVSPMSFEEAEDMDEPTAEKVDVQLREGSGTVSAAAAAEGLKLQPGDAAELQQQALAQLHMPGLGIEFGLELMRQRAEQLEKLPSLAMEGQLPVGPLP